A window from Mustela erminea isolate mMusErm1 chromosome 17, mMusErm1.Pri, whole genome shotgun sequence encodes these proteins:
- the LHX9 gene encoding LIM/homeobox protein Lhx9 isoform X1 — translation MEIVGCRAEDNSCPFRPPAMLFHGISGGHIQGIMEEMERRSKTEARLAKGAQLNGRDAVMPPLSPEKPALCAGCGGKISDRYYLLAVDKQWHLRCLKCCECKLALESELTCFAKDGSIYCKEDYYRRFSVQRCARCHLGISASEMVMRARDSVYHLSCFTCSTCNKTLTTGDHFGMKDSLVYCRAHFETLLQGEYPPQLSYTELAAKSGGLALPYFNGTGTVQKGRPRKRKSPALGVDIVNYNSGCNENEADHLDRDQQPYPPSQKTKRMRTSFKHHQLRTMKSYFAINHNPDAKDLKQLAQKTGLTKRVLQVWFQNARAKFRRNLLRQENGGVDKADGTSLPAPPSADSGALTPPGTATTLTDLTNPTISVVTSVTSNMDSHESGSPSQTTLTNLF, via the exons ATGGAAATAGTGGGGTGCCGAGCAGAAGACAACTCGTGTCCTTTCCGTCCCCCAGCCATGCTCTTCCACGGGATCTCCGGAGGCCACATCCAAGGCATCATGGAGGAGATGGAGCGCAGATCTAAGACCGAGGCCCGCCTGGCCAAAGGCGCTCAGCTCAACGGCCGCGATGCG GTCATGCCCCCGCTAAGCCCGGAGAAGCCTGCTCTGTGCGCCGGCTGCGGGGGCAAGATCTCGGACAGGTACTACCTGCTGGCTGTGGACAAACAGTGGCACCTGCGGTGCCTGAAGTGCTGTGAATGTAAGCTGGCCCTCGAGTCCGAGCTCACCTGCTTCGCCAAGGACGGTAGCATTTACTGCAAGGAGGATTACTACAG aaggttCTCTGTGCAGAGATGTGCCCGCTGCCACCTTGGCATCTCCGCCTCTGAGATGGTCATGCGCGCCCGAGACTCTGTCTATCACCTGAGCTGTTTCACCTGCTCCACTTGCAACAAGACCCTGACCACCGGCGACCATTTCGGCATGAAGGACAGCCTGGTGTACTGCCGCGCCCACTTCGAGACCCTCTTGCAAGGGGAGTATCCACCGCAGTTGAGCTACACCGAGCTGGCGGCCAAGAGCGGCGGCTTGGCCCTGCCTTACTTCAATGGCACTGGCACGGTGCAGAAAGGGCGGCCCCGGAAGCGGAAGAGCCCGGCGCTGGGAGTGGACATCGTCAATTACAACTCAG GTTGCAATGAGAATGAGGCAGACCACTTGGATCGGGATCAGCAGCCTTACCCACCCTCGCAGAAGACCAAGCGCATGCGAACCTCCTTCAAGCACCACCAGCTCCGGACCATGAAATCCTACTTTGCCATCAACCACAACCCAGATGCCAAGGATCTCAAGCAGCTTGCTCAGAAAACAGGCCTCACCAAAAGAGTTTTGCAG GTTTGGTTCCAAAACGCACGAGCCAAATTCAGAAGGAACCTTTTGCGGCAGGAGAATGGGGGTGTTGATAAAGCTGATGGCACGTCGCTTCCGGCCCCGCCCTCAGCAGACAGCGGCGCTCTTACTCCACCCGGCACTGCGACCACTTTAACAGACCTGACCAATCCCACTATCTCTGTAGTGACATCCGTGACCTCTAACATGGACAGCCACGAATCCGGAAGCCCCTCACAAACTACCTTAACGAACCTTTTCtaa
- the LHX9 gene encoding LIM/homeobox protein Lhx9 isoform X6, with product MEIVGCRAEDNSCPFRPPAMLFHGISGGHIQGIMEEMERRSKTEARLAKGAQLNGRDAVMPPLSPEKPALCAGCGGKISDRYYLLAVDKQWHLRCLKCCECKLALESELTCFAKDGSIYCKEDYYRRFSVQRCARCHLGISASEMVMRARDSVYHLSCFTCSTCNKTLTTGDHFGMKDSLVYCRAHFETLLQGEYPPQLSYTELAAKSGGLALPYFNGTGTVQKGRPRKRKSPALGVDIVNYNSGCNENEADHLDRDQQPYPPSQKTKRMRTSFKHHQLRTMKSYFAINHNPDAKDLKQLAQKTGLTKRVLQGEQILGHYSQTSRRLKIP from the exons ATGGAAATAGTGGGGTGCCGAGCAGAAGACAACTCGTGTCCTTTCCGTCCCCCAGCCATGCTCTTCCACGGGATCTCCGGAGGCCACATCCAAGGCATCATGGAGGAGATGGAGCGCAGATCTAAGACCGAGGCCCGCCTGGCCAAAGGCGCTCAGCTCAACGGCCGCGATGCG GTCATGCCCCCGCTAAGCCCGGAGAAGCCTGCTCTGTGCGCCGGCTGCGGGGGCAAGATCTCGGACAGGTACTACCTGCTGGCTGTGGACAAACAGTGGCACCTGCGGTGCCTGAAGTGCTGTGAATGTAAGCTGGCCCTCGAGTCCGAGCTCACCTGCTTCGCCAAGGACGGTAGCATTTACTGCAAGGAGGATTACTACAG aaggttCTCTGTGCAGAGATGTGCCCGCTGCCACCTTGGCATCTCCGCCTCTGAGATGGTCATGCGCGCCCGAGACTCTGTCTATCACCTGAGCTGTTTCACCTGCTCCACTTGCAACAAGACCCTGACCACCGGCGACCATTTCGGCATGAAGGACAGCCTGGTGTACTGCCGCGCCCACTTCGAGACCCTCTTGCAAGGGGAGTATCCACCGCAGTTGAGCTACACCGAGCTGGCGGCCAAGAGCGGCGGCTTGGCCCTGCCTTACTTCAATGGCACTGGCACGGTGCAGAAAGGGCGGCCCCGGAAGCGGAAGAGCCCGGCGCTGGGAGTGGACATCGTCAATTACAACTCAG GTTGCAATGAGAATGAGGCAGACCACTTGGATCGGGATCAGCAGCCTTACCCACCCTCGCAGAAGACCAAGCGCATGCGAACCTCCTTCAAGCACCACCAGCTCCGGACCATGAAATCCTACTTTGCCATCAACCACAACCCAGATGCCAAGGATCTCAAGCAGCTTGCTCAGAAAACAGGCCTCACCAAAAGAGTTTTGCAG GGAGAACAAATCTTGGGGCATTACAGCCAAACATCCCGACGTTTGAAAATTCCCTAA
- the LHX9 gene encoding LIM/homeobox protein Lhx9 isoform X4 codes for MSAMLFHGISGGHIQGIMEEMERRSKTEARLAKGAQLNGRDAVMPPLSPEKPALCAGCGGKISDRYYLLAVDKQWHLRCLKCCECKLALESELTCFAKDGSIYCKEDYYRRFSVQRCARCHLGISASEMVMRARDSVYHLSCFTCSTCNKTLTTGDHFGMKDSLVYCRAHFETLLQGEYPPQLSYTELAAKSGGLALPYFNGTGTVQKGRPRKRKSPALGVDIVNYNSGCNENEADHLDRDQQPYPPSQKTKRMRTSFKHHQLRTMKSYFAINHNPDAKDLKQLAQKTGLTKRVLQVWFQNARAKFRRNLLRQENGGVDKADGTSLPAPPSADSGALTPPGTATTLTDLTNPTISVVTSVTSNMDSHESGSPSQTTLTNLF; via the exons CCATGCTCTTCCACGGGATCTCCGGAGGCCACATCCAAGGCATCATGGAGGAGATGGAGCGCAGATCTAAGACCGAGGCCCGCCTGGCCAAAGGCGCTCAGCTCAACGGCCGCGATGCG GTCATGCCCCCGCTAAGCCCGGAGAAGCCTGCTCTGTGCGCCGGCTGCGGGGGCAAGATCTCGGACAGGTACTACCTGCTGGCTGTGGACAAACAGTGGCACCTGCGGTGCCTGAAGTGCTGTGAATGTAAGCTGGCCCTCGAGTCCGAGCTCACCTGCTTCGCCAAGGACGGTAGCATTTACTGCAAGGAGGATTACTACAG aaggttCTCTGTGCAGAGATGTGCCCGCTGCCACCTTGGCATCTCCGCCTCTGAGATGGTCATGCGCGCCCGAGACTCTGTCTATCACCTGAGCTGTTTCACCTGCTCCACTTGCAACAAGACCCTGACCACCGGCGACCATTTCGGCATGAAGGACAGCCTGGTGTACTGCCGCGCCCACTTCGAGACCCTCTTGCAAGGGGAGTATCCACCGCAGTTGAGCTACACCGAGCTGGCGGCCAAGAGCGGCGGCTTGGCCCTGCCTTACTTCAATGGCACTGGCACGGTGCAGAAAGGGCGGCCCCGGAAGCGGAAGAGCCCGGCGCTGGGAGTGGACATCGTCAATTACAACTCAG GTTGCAATGAGAATGAGGCAGACCACTTGGATCGGGATCAGCAGCCTTACCCACCCTCGCAGAAGACCAAGCGCATGCGAACCTCCTTCAAGCACCACCAGCTCCGGACCATGAAATCCTACTTTGCCATCAACCACAACCCAGATGCCAAGGATCTCAAGCAGCTTGCTCAGAAAACAGGCCTCACCAAAAGAGTTTTGCAG GTTTGGTTCCAAAACGCACGAGCCAAATTCAGAAGGAACCTTTTGCGGCAGGAGAATGGGGGTGTTGATAAAGCTGATGGCACGTCGCTTCCGGCCCCGCCCTCAGCAGACAGCGGCGCTCTTACTCCACCCGGCACTGCGACCACTTTAACAGACCTGACCAATCCCACTATCTCTGTAGTGACATCCGTGACCTCTAACATGGACAGCCACGAATCCGGAAGCCCCTCACAAACTACCTTAACGAACCTTTTCtaa
- the LHX9 gene encoding LIM/homeobox protein Lhx9 isoform X2, whose protein sequence is MGLLGYFPLWKSLFFSLAMLFHGISGGHIQGIMEEMERRSKTEARLAKGAQLNGRDAVMPPLSPEKPALCAGCGGKISDRYYLLAVDKQWHLRCLKCCECKLALESELTCFAKDGSIYCKEDYYRRFSVQRCARCHLGISASEMVMRARDSVYHLSCFTCSTCNKTLTTGDHFGMKDSLVYCRAHFETLLQGEYPPQLSYTELAAKSGGLALPYFNGTGTVQKGRPRKRKSPALGVDIVNYNSGCNENEADHLDRDQQPYPPSQKTKRMRTSFKHHQLRTMKSYFAINHNPDAKDLKQLAQKTGLTKRVLQVWFQNARAKFRRNLLRQENGGVDKADGTSLPAPPSADSGALTPPGTATTLTDLTNPTISVVTSVTSNMDSHESGSPSQTTLTNLF, encoded by the exons CCATGCTCTTCCACGGGATCTCCGGAGGCCACATCCAAGGCATCATGGAGGAGATGGAGCGCAGATCTAAGACCGAGGCCCGCCTGGCCAAAGGCGCTCAGCTCAACGGCCGCGATGCG GTCATGCCCCCGCTAAGCCCGGAGAAGCCTGCTCTGTGCGCCGGCTGCGGGGGCAAGATCTCGGACAGGTACTACCTGCTGGCTGTGGACAAACAGTGGCACCTGCGGTGCCTGAAGTGCTGTGAATGTAAGCTGGCCCTCGAGTCCGAGCTCACCTGCTTCGCCAAGGACGGTAGCATTTACTGCAAGGAGGATTACTACAG aaggttCTCTGTGCAGAGATGTGCCCGCTGCCACCTTGGCATCTCCGCCTCTGAGATGGTCATGCGCGCCCGAGACTCTGTCTATCACCTGAGCTGTTTCACCTGCTCCACTTGCAACAAGACCCTGACCACCGGCGACCATTTCGGCATGAAGGACAGCCTGGTGTACTGCCGCGCCCACTTCGAGACCCTCTTGCAAGGGGAGTATCCACCGCAGTTGAGCTACACCGAGCTGGCGGCCAAGAGCGGCGGCTTGGCCCTGCCTTACTTCAATGGCACTGGCACGGTGCAGAAAGGGCGGCCCCGGAAGCGGAAGAGCCCGGCGCTGGGAGTGGACATCGTCAATTACAACTCAG GTTGCAATGAGAATGAGGCAGACCACTTGGATCGGGATCAGCAGCCTTACCCACCCTCGCAGAAGACCAAGCGCATGCGAACCTCCTTCAAGCACCACCAGCTCCGGACCATGAAATCCTACTTTGCCATCAACCACAACCCAGATGCCAAGGATCTCAAGCAGCTTGCTCAGAAAACAGGCCTCACCAAAAGAGTTTTGCAG GTTTGGTTCCAAAACGCACGAGCCAAATTCAGAAGGAACCTTTTGCGGCAGGAGAATGGGGGTGTTGATAAAGCTGATGGCACGTCGCTTCCGGCCCCGCCCTCAGCAGACAGCGGCGCTCTTACTCCACCCGGCACTGCGACCACTTTAACAGACCTGACCAATCCCACTATCTCTGTAGTGACATCCGTGACCTCTAACATGGACAGCCACGAATCCGGAAGCCCCTCACAAACTACCTTAACGAACCTTTTCtaa
- the LHX9 gene encoding LIM/homeobox protein Lhx9 isoform X3, whose translation MLNGTTLEAAMLFHGISGGHIQGIMEEMERRSKTEARLAKGAQLNGRDAVMPPLSPEKPALCAGCGGKISDRYYLLAVDKQWHLRCLKCCECKLALESELTCFAKDGSIYCKEDYYRRFSVQRCARCHLGISASEMVMRARDSVYHLSCFTCSTCNKTLTTGDHFGMKDSLVYCRAHFETLLQGEYPPQLSYTELAAKSGGLALPYFNGTGTVQKGRPRKRKSPALGVDIVNYNSGCNENEADHLDRDQQPYPPSQKTKRMRTSFKHHQLRTMKSYFAINHNPDAKDLKQLAQKTGLTKRVLQVWFQNARAKFRRNLLRQENGGVDKADGTSLPAPPSADSGALTPPGTATTLTDLTNPTISVVTSVTSNMDSHESGSPSQTTLTNLF comes from the exons CCATGCTCTTCCACGGGATCTCCGGAGGCCACATCCAAGGCATCATGGAGGAGATGGAGCGCAGATCTAAGACCGAGGCCCGCCTGGCCAAAGGCGCTCAGCTCAACGGCCGCGATGCG GTCATGCCCCCGCTAAGCCCGGAGAAGCCTGCTCTGTGCGCCGGCTGCGGGGGCAAGATCTCGGACAGGTACTACCTGCTGGCTGTGGACAAACAGTGGCACCTGCGGTGCCTGAAGTGCTGTGAATGTAAGCTGGCCCTCGAGTCCGAGCTCACCTGCTTCGCCAAGGACGGTAGCATTTACTGCAAGGAGGATTACTACAG aaggttCTCTGTGCAGAGATGTGCCCGCTGCCACCTTGGCATCTCCGCCTCTGAGATGGTCATGCGCGCCCGAGACTCTGTCTATCACCTGAGCTGTTTCACCTGCTCCACTTGCAACAAGACCCTGACCACCGGCGACCATTTCGGCATGAAGGACAGCCTGGTGTACTGCCGCGCCCACTTCGAGACCCTCTTGCAAGGGGAGTATCCACCGCAGTTGAGCTACACCGAGCTGGCGGCCAAGAGCGGCGGCTTGGCCCTGCCTTACTTCAATGGCACTGGCACGGTGCAGAAAGGGCGGCCCCGGAAGCGGAAGAGCCCGGCGCTGGGAGTGGACATCGTCAATTACAACTCAG GTTGCAATGAGAATGAGGCAGACCACTTGGATCGGGATCAGCAGCCTTACCCACCCTCGCAGAAGACCAAGCGCATGCGAACCTCCTTCAAGCACCACCAGCTCCGGACCATGAAATCCTACTTTGCCATCAACCACAACCCAGATGCCAAGGATCTCAAGCAGCTTGCTCAGAAAACAGGCCTCACCAAAAGAGTTTTGCAG GTTTGGTTCCAAAACGCACGAGCCAAATTCAGAAGGAACCTTTTGCGGCAGGAGAATGGGGGTGTTGATAAAGCTGATGGCACGTCGCTTCCGGCCCCGCCCTCAGCAGACAGCGGCGCTCTTACTCCACCCGGCACTGCGACCACTTTAACAGACCTGACCAATCCCACTATCTCTGTAGTGACATCCGTGACCTCTAACATGGACAGCCACGAATCCGGAAGCCCCTCACAAACTACCTTAACGAACCTTTTCtaa
- the LHX9 gene encoding LIM/homeobox protein Lhx9 isoform X7: MLNGTTLEAAMLFHGISGGHIQGIMEEMERRSKTEARLAKGAQLNGRDAVMPPLSPEKPALCAGCGGKISDRYYLLAVDKQWHLRCLKCCECKLALESELTCFAKDGSIYCKEDYYRRFSVQRCARCHLGISASEMVMRARDSVYHLSCFTCSTCNKTLTTGDHFGMKDSLVYCRAHFETLLQGEYPPQLSYTELAAKSGGLALPYFNGTGTVQKGRPRKRKSPALGVDIVNYNSGCNENEADHLDRDQQPYPPSQKTKRMRTSFKHHQLRTMKSYFAINHNPDAKDLKQLAQKTGLTKRVLQGEQILGHYSQTSRRLKIP, translated from the exons CCATGCTCTTCCACGGGATCTCCGGAGGCCACATCCAAGGCATCATGGAGGAGATGGAGCGCAGATCTAAGACCGAGGCCCGCCTGGCCAAAGGCGCTCAGCTCAACGGCCGCGATGCG GTCATGCCCCCGCTAAGCCCGGAGAAGCCTGCTCTGTGCGCCGGCTGCGGGGGCAAGATCTCGGACAGGTACTACCTGCTGGCTGTGGACAAACAGTGGCACCTGCGGTGCCTGAAGTGCTGTGAATGTAAGCTGGCCCTCGAGTCCGAGCTCACCTGCTTCGCCAAGGACGGTAGCATTTACTGCAAGGAGGATTACTACAG aaggttCTCTGTGCAGAGATGTGCCCGCTGCCACCTTGGCATCTCCGCCTCTGAGATGGTCATGCGCGCCCGAGACTCTGTCTATCACCTGAGCTGTTTCACCTGCTCCACTTGCAACAAGACCCTGACCACCGGCGACCATTTCGGCATGAAGGACAGCCTGGTGTACTGCCGCGCCCACTTCGAGACCCTCTTGCAAGGGGAGTATCCACCGCAGTTGAGCTACACCGAGCTGGCGGCCAAGAGCGGCGGCTTGGCCCTGCCTTACTTCAATGGCACTGGCACGGTGCAGAAAGGGCGGCCCCGGAAGCGGAAGAGCCCGGCGCTGGGAGTGGACATCGTCAATTACAACTCAG GTTGCAATGAGAATGAGGCAGACCACTTGGATCGGGATCAGCAGCCTTACCCACCCTCGCAGAAGACCAAGCGCATGCGAACCTCCTTCAAGCACCACCAGCTCCGGACCATGAAATCCTACTTTGCCATCAACCACAACCCAGATGCCAAGGATCTCAAGCAGCTTGCTCAGAAAACAGGCCTCACCAAAAGAGTTTTGCAG GGAGAACAAATCTTGGGGCATTACAGCCAAACATCCCGACGTTTGAAAATTCCCTAA
- the LHX9 gene encoding LIM/homeobox protein Lhx9 isoform X5 yields the protein MLFHGISGGHIQGIMEEMERRSKTEARLAKGAQLNGRDAVMPPLSPEKPALCAGCGGKISDRYYLLAVDKQWHLRCLKCCECKLALESELTCFAKDGSIYCKEDYYRRFSVQRCARCHLGISASEMVMRARDSVYHLSCFTCSTCNKTLTTGDHFGMKDSLVYCRAHFETLLQGEYPPQLSYTELAAKSGGLALPYFNGTGTVQKGRPRKRKSPALGVDIVNYNSGCNENEADHLDRDQQPYPPSQKTKRMRTSFKHHQLRTMKSYFAINHNPDAKDLKQLAQKTGLTKRVLQVWFQNARAKFRRNLLRQENGGVDKADGTSLPAPPSADSGALTPPGTATTLTDLTNPTISVVTSVTSNMDSHESGSPSQTTLTNLF from the exons ATGCTCTTCCACGGGATCTCCGGAGGCCACATCCAAGGCATCATGGAGGAGATGGAGCGCAGATCTAAGACCGAGGCCCGCCTGGCCAAAGGCGCTCAGCTCAACGGCCGCGATGCG GTCATGCCCCCGCTAAGCCCGGAGAAGCCTGCTCTGTGCGCCGGCTGCGGGGGCAAGATCTCGGACAGGTACTACCTGCTGGCTGTGGACAAACAGTGGCACCTGCGGTGCCTGAAGTGCTGTGAATGTAAGCTGGCCCTCGAGTCCGAGCTCACCTGCTTCGCCAAGGACGGTAGCATTTACTGCAAGGAGGATTACTACAG aaggttCTCTGTGCAGAGATGTGCCCGCTGCCACCTTGGCATCTCCGCCTCTGAGATGGTCATGCGCGCCCGAGACTCTGTCTATCACCTGAGCTGTTTCACCTGCTCCACTTGCAACAAGACCCTGACCACCGGCGACCATTTCGGCATGAAGGACAGCCTGGTGTACTGCCGCGCCCACTTCGAGACCCTCTTGCAAGGGGAGTATCCACCGCAGTTGAGCTACACCGAGCTGGCGGCCAAGAGCGGCGGCTTGGCCCTGCCTTACTTCAATGGCACTGGCACGGTGCAGAAAGGGCGGCCCCGGAAGCGGAAGAGCCCGGCGCTGGGAGTGGACATCGTCAATTACAACTCAG GTTGCAATGAGAATGAGGCAGACCACTTGGATCGGGATCAGCAGCCTTACCCACCCTCGCAGAAGACCAAGCGCATGCGAACCTCCTTCAAGCACCACCAGCTCCGGACCATGAAATCCTACTTTGCCATCAACCACAACCCAGATGCCAAGGATCTCAAGCAGCTTGCTCAGAAAACAGGCCTCACCAAAAGAGTTTTGCAG GTTTGGTTCCAAAACGCACGAGCCAAATTCAGAAGGAACCTTTTGCGGCAGGAGAATGGGGGTGTTGATAAAGCTGATGGCACGTCGCTTCCGGCCCCGCCCTCAGCAGACAGCGGCGCTCTTACTCCACCCGGCACTGCGACCACTTTAACAGACCTGACCAATCCCACTATCTCTGTAGTGACATCCGTGACCTCTAACATGGACAGCCACGAATCCGGAAGCCCCTCACAAACTACCTTAACGAACCTTTTCtaa